A stretch of the Nitratireductor thuwali genome encodes the following:
- a CDS encoding alpha/beta hydrolase, which produces MSARPYRLFTLCLLTLLTAAVAMTGGPARAGALHDGLSYGGGLALDIHQPGEGVTRASAGLNLFAFVGSRPKPVVIYAHGGGWVKGSRKKVYSLPEWLNSKGYLLVSIDYRKVPATTIDGQANDLARAVAWVRTNIRNYGGDPSRIVLMGHSAGAHLVALAAARGMVGNVRGVIPNDVQAYDMVAYAGMRGSLGYPYINAFGSNPDDWVRWSPVTYARRGSGFPPHLFLHSGSNGERRRALTNGYANLLRARGARVAVFDGRRYTHGSIARKLGQPGDPATLAIERFLEQVTR; this is translated from the coding sequence GTGTCCGCGAGACCATACCGCCTCTTCACGCTATGCCTGCTGACGCTGCTGACGGCGGCCGTGGCGATGACGGGTGGACCGGCCAGGGCCGGTGCATTGCACGACGGCTTGAGCTACGGCGGCGGGCTGGCGCTGGATATCCATCAGCCCGGCGAAGGGGTGACGCGCGCCTCGGCCGGCCTCAACCTCTTCGCCTTCGTCGGCAGCAGGCCGAAGCCGGTCGTCATCTACGCCCATGGAGGAGGCTGGGTGAAGGGCAGCCGCAAGAAGGTCTACTCGCTGCCCGAATGGCTGAACAGCAAAGGCTATCTCCTTGTTTCCATAGATTATCGCAAGGTGCCGGCCACCACGATAGACGGGCAGGCGAATGATCTTGCCCGGGCCGTTGCCTGGGTGCGCACCAATATCCGGAACTATGGCGGCGATCCTTCGCGGATCGTGCTCATGGGGCACTCGGCCGGTGCGCATCTGGTGGCGCTGGCGGCGGCGCGCGGCATGGTGGGCAATGTGCGCGGTGTCATTCCCAATGACGTGCAGGCCTACGACATGGTGGCCTATGCCGGCATGCGCGGCTCGCTCGGCTACCCCTATATCAACGCCTTCGGCTCCAATCCCGACGACTGGGTGCGCTGGTCGCCGGTCACCTATGCCCGGCGCGGCAGCGGCTTTCCGCCTCATCTCTTCCTGCATTCAGGCTCGAACGGCGAGCGCCGCCGCGCGCTCACCAACGGCTACGCAAATCTCCTGCGTGCCCGTGGCGCGCGGGTCGCCGTCTTCGACGGCAGGCGCTACACCCACGGCTCCATCGCCAGAAAGCTCGGCCAGCCGGGGGATCCCGCGACTTTGGCCATCGAGCGCTTTCTGGAGCAGGTGACGCGATGA
- the aspS gene encoding aspartate--tRNA ligase: MHRYRSHSCAELRKSDVGKAVRLSGWVHRVRDHGGLLFIDLRDHYGLTQIVADPDSPSFGTAERVRGEWVIRVDGEVKARTEETVNPNLPTGGIEVFAREIEVLSQAKELPLPVFGEPEYPEDIRLKYRFLDLRRETLHRNIVARTKIIAEMRQQMAGAGFTEYSTPILTASSPEGARDFLVPSRLHEGKFYALPQAPQIYKQLIMVSGFDRYFQIAPCFRDEDPRADRLPGEFYQLDLEMSFVEQEDVFQTMEPVIRDIFKAFAGDKPVTETFRRISYDEAMRKYGSDKPDLRNPIEMQDVSDHFRGSGFKVFANILANDPKAEVWAIPARTGGSRAFCDRMNSWAQGEGQPGLGYIFWRKEGEGLEGAGPLAKNIGPERTEAIRTQLGLEDGDACFFVAGDPKKFVAFAGAARTRAGEELNLVDRDRFELCWIVDFPFFEWNEDEKRIDFGHNPFTMPQGGLEALENEEPLSIKAFQYDMVCNGFEIASGGIRNHLPEVMVKAFGIAGFDQATVEERFGGLYRAFQYGAPPHGGMAAGIDRIVMLLVGAKNLREVTMFPMNQQAQDLLMGAPSEATPQQLRDLHLRLAPVKKD, from the coding sequence ATGCACCGCTATCGCAGCCATTCCTGCGCCGAACTCAGAAAATCCGACGTCGGCAAGGCCGTCCGTCTCTCCGGCTGGGTCCACCGCGTGCGCGACCATGGCGGGCTGCTTTTCATCGATCTGCGCGACCATTACGGCCTGACGCAGATCGTCGCGGACCCCGATTCCCCATCCTTCGGCACGGCCGAACGCGTGCGCGGCGAATGGGTCATCCGGGTCGACGGCGAGGTGAAGGCGCGCACGGAAGAGACCGTCAACCCGAACCTGCCTACCGGCGGCATCGAGGTTTTCGCGCGCGAGATCGAGGTCCTCAGCCAGGCGAAGGAACTGCCGCTTCCCGTGTTCGGCGAGCCGGAATATCCCGAGGACATCCGCCTCAAATACCGCTTCCTCGACCTGCGCCGCGAAACGCTGCACAGGAACATCGTCGCACGAACGAAGATCATCGCCGAGATGCGTCAGCAGATGGCCGGCGCCGGCTTCACCGAATATTCCACGCCGATCCTGACGGCCTCTTCGCCCGAGGGCGCGCGCGACTTCCTGGTGCCCTCGCGGCTGCACGAGGGCAAGTTCTACGCGCTGCCGCAGGCGCCGCAGATCTACAAGCAGCTCATCATGGTCTCGGGCTTCGACCGCTATTTCCAGATCGCGCCCTGTTTCCGCGACGAGGACCCGCGCGCCGACCGCCTGCCGGGCGAGTTCTACCAGCTCGACCTGGAAATGAGCTTTGTCGAGCAGGAAGACGTGTTCCAGACCATGGAGCCGGTCATCCGCGACATCTTCAAGGCTTTTGCCGGCGACAAGCCCGTCACCGAAACCTTCCGCCGCATCTCCTATGACGAGGCCATGCGCAAATACGGCTCCGACAAGCCCGACCTGCGCAACCCCATCGAGATGCAGGACGTGTCGGATCATTTTCGTGGTTCGGGCTTCAAGGTGTTCGCCAACATCCTCGCCAACGATCCCAAGGCCGAAGTCTGGGCGATTCCGGCCAGGACCGGCGGCTCCCGCGCTTTCTGCGACCGCATGAACTCGTGGGCGCAGGGCGAAGGCCAGCCGGGGCTGGGCTATATTTTCTGGCGCAAGGAAGGCGAGGGTCTGGAAGGCGCCGGCCCGCTCGCCAAGAACATCGGGCCCGAACGCACCGAGGCGATCCGCACCCAGCTCGGCCTGGAAGATGGCGATGCCTGCTTCTTCGTTGCCGGCGATCCGAAGAAATTCGTTGCCTTCGCCGGCGCCGCCCGCACACGCGCGGGCGAAGAACTGAACCTCGTCGACCGCGACCGCTTCGAGCTTTGCTGGATCGTCGACTTCCCCTTCTTCGAGTGGAACGAGGACGAGAAGCGGATCGATTTCGGGCACAACCCCTTCACCATGCCCCAGGGCGGACTGGAGGCGCTGGAAAACGAGGAGCCGCTTTCGATCAAGGCGTTCCAGTACGACATGGTCTGCAACGGCTTCGAGATTGCCTCGGGCGGCATTCGCAACCATCTGCCGGAAGTCATGGTCAAGGCGTTCGGGATCGCCGGCTTCGACCAGGCGACGGTGGAAGAGCGCTTCGGCGGGCTCTACCGGGCCTTCCAGTATGGCGCGCCGCCCCATGGCGGCATGGCCGCCGGCATCGACCGCATCGTCATGCTTCTGGTCGGCGCCAAGAATCTGCGGGAGGTCACGATGTTCCCGATGAACCAGCAGGCTCAGGACCTGCTCATGGGCGCCCCCTCGGAGGCCACCCCACAGCAGCTTCGCGACCTGCACCTGCGACTGGCTCCGGTCAAGAAGGACTGA
- a CDS encoding DMT family transporter, giving the protein MKAPALPEASNTHLKGLALTALGGMTLTIDIPLIRLADGDHWPILMVRSGLTVLAALVIWSVWRMFSRDVPALVPGRHGLAVAGLYALANITFIGAVYNTSTANLVFILAFNSMFAALLSWIFLRERPRPATIIAMFVMMAGVLIIVGDSVGTGNLAGDLMALASAFLIASAITVSRASKRDMGFAALMAVALPFVLAAVMTARTGYRIEEPLWIVLNGAVVMPLAFFCLANGPKFLSGPEVAMFYLLETVLAPVWVWLIFSEAPTMQSLIGGSILVATLIAHSLWQIHAGRRRRAAALMRHPM; this is encoded by the coding sequence ATGAAAGCACCGGCCTTGCCTGAAGCCTCCAACACACATCTAAAGGGATTGGCGCTGACCGCCCTTGGCGGCATGACCCTTACCATCGACATTCCGCTTATTCGGCTGGCCGACGGCGATCACTGGCCTATCCTGATGGTGCGCAGCGGACTGACCGTGCTCGCCGCTCTGGTGATCTGGTCGGTATGGCGCATGTTCTCGCGCGACGTCCCCGCCCTGGTTCCGGGCAGGCACGGCCTGGCGGTCGCTGGGCTCTATGCACTCGCCAACATCACGTTCATCGGCGCCGTCTACAACACGTCGACCGCCAATCTGGTGTTCATTCTCGCCTTCAACTCGATGTTCGCGGCCCTTCTGTCCTGGATCTTTCTCCGGGAAAGGCCGCGGCCGGCAACGATCATCGCCATGTTCGTCATGATGGCCGGCGTGCTGATCATCGTCGGCGACAGCGTCGGCACGGGCAATCTCGCCGGCGATCTGATGGCTCTGGCATCGGCCTTCCTGATCGCCTCGGCGATCACCGTGAGCCGCGCCAGCAAGCGGGACATGGGTTTTGCCGCCCTGATGGCCGTTGCGCTGCCCTTTGTTCTGGCGGCCGTCATGACGGCCAGAACCGGCTATCGGATCGAGGAACCGTTGTGGATCGTGCTCAATGGCGCGGTCGTCATGCCGCTGGCCTTCTTCTGCCTCGCCAACGGACCCAAATTCCTGTCGGGGCCTGAAGTGGCGATGTTCTACCTGCTGGAAACCGTCCTCGCGCCTGTGTGGGTGTGGCTGATCTTTTCGGAAGCGCCCACCATGCAGAGCTTGATCGGCGGCTCCATCCTGGTGGCAACACTGATCGCGCATTCCCTATGGCAGATCCATGCCGGGCGAAGACGGCGCGCCGCCGCTTTGATGCGGCATCCAATGTAG
- the parC gene encoding DNA topoisomerase IV subunit A, producing MGKDLLPTGGDGRASAEPIDLKKALEERYLAYALSTIMHRALPDVRDGMKPVHRRIVHAMRLARLEPGQRFAKCASIVGDVMGKFHPHGDQSIYDALVRLAQSFAMRYPLVDGQGNFGNIDGDNAAAMRYTEARMTEAATSLLEGITEDAVDFRKTYNEEDEEPTVLPGAFPNLLANGSSGIAVGMATSIPPHNAAEICDAALAIIDDPAVADERLLDFVKGPDFPTGGLIVEDQASIREAYRTGRGGFRLRARWEKEDQGRGMWTAVVTEIPYGIQKSRLIEKIAELIISRRLPLLEDVRDESAEDIRVVLVPRSRTVTPELLMESVFKLTDLETRFPLNMNVLSRGKVPGVLSLKQVLREWLDHRREVLLRRSRHRLSEIEKRLEILAGYLVAYLNIDEVIRIIREEDEPKKEMIARFELTDNQAEAILNMRLRALRKLEEFEIRKEFDKLSEEKTQIEGLLASEAKQWKTVRWEVSKVRQTYDPEKNPELGARRTTFADAPDHDLEDVHEALIEREPITVVLSEKGWLRAMKGHLSDYSTLTFKEGDSLKLAFHAQTTDKILLLTTGGKVYTIGADRLPGGRGHGEPVRIMVDMENDQAIVTAFAHDPERRLLLASHAGNGFVVAEKDIIANTRKGKQVMNVKAPDETKMCVTVSGDHVAIIGENRKLLVFPLSEVPEMARGKGVRLQRYKDGGISDLKTFAIAEGLSWRDSADRSFVKSREELAEWMGNRAAAGRMAPKGFPRTGKF from the coding sequence ATGGGAAAAGATCTGCTTCCAACCGGCGGTGACGGCCGTGCATCGGCCGAGCCGATCGACCTGAAGAAGGCGCTCGAGGAGCGCTACCTGGCCTATGCGCTGTCGACCATCATGCACCGGGCGCTGCCCGATGTGCGCGATGGGATGAAACCTGTCCACCGCCGCATCGTCCATGCCATGCGCCTGGCCCGCCTGGAGCCGGGGCAGCGTTTCGCCAAATGCGCGAGCATCGTCGGCGACGTGATGGGCAAATTCCATCCCCACGGCGACCAGTCGATCTACGACGCGCTCGTGCGCCTTGCCCAGTCTTTCGCCATGCGCTACCCGCTGGTCGACGGTCAGGGAAATTTCGGCAATATCGACGGCGATAACGCGGCTGCCATGCGCTACACCGAGGCGCGCATGACGGAGGCCGCCACGTCGCTTTTGGAGGGCATTACGGAAGACGCGGTCGACTTCCGCAAGACCTATAACGAGGAGGACGAGGAGCCCACGGTCCTTCCCGGCGCATTCCCCAATCTCCTCGCCAATGGGTCGAGCGGCATCGCCGTCGGCATGGCGACCTCGATCCCGCCCCACAACGCCGCCGAAATCTGCGACGCAGCCCTTGCCATCATCGACGATCCGGCTGTTGCCGACGAACGCCTGCTCGACTTCGTGAAAGGGCCGGACTTTCCGACCGGCGGCCTCATCGTCGAGGACCAGGCTTCGATCCGCGAGGCCTACAGGACCGGCCGCGGTGGCTTCCGGCTGCGCGCGCGCTGGGAAAAGGAGGACCAGGGCCGCGGCATGTGGACCGCCGTGGTCACCGAAATCCCCTACGGCATCCAGAAGTCGCGGCTGATCGAGAAGATCGCCGAGCTCATCATTTCCCGCCGTCTGCCCCTCCTGGAAGACGTCCGCGACGAGAGCGCGGAGGACATTCGCGTCGTGCTGGTGCCCAGGAGCCGGACGGTGACGCCGGAATTGCTGATGGAATCGGTATTCAAGCTTACCGACCTGGAAACCCGCTTCCCGCTCAACATGAACGTCCTGTCGCGCGGCAAGGTGCCGGGCGTGCTGTCGCTGAAGCAGGTATTGCGCGAATGGCTCGACCATCGCCGCGAGGTGCTTCTGCGCCGCTCGCGCCATCGCCTTTCAGAGATCGAGAAGCGGCTGGAGATCCTGGCCGGCTACCTTGTCGCCTATCTCAATATCGACGAGGTCATCCGGATCATTCGCGAGGAGGATGAACCGAAGAAGGAGATGATCGCCCGCTTCGAGCTGACCGACAACCAGGCCGAAGCCATCCTCAACATGCGGCTGCGCGCCCTGCGCAAGCTGGAAGAGTTCGAAATCCGCAAGGAGTTCGACAAGCTGTCCGAGGAAAAAACACAGATCGAGGGGCTGCTCGCCTCCGAGGCCAAGCAGTGGAAGACGGTGCGCTGGGAAGTTTCCAAGGTCCGCCAGACTTACGACCCGGAAAAGAACCCGGAGCTCGGGGCGCGCCGCACCACCTTCGCGGACGCGCCCGATCACGATCTGGAGGATGTTCATGAGGCGCTGATCGAGCGCGAGCCGATAACCGTGGTGCTCTCCGAAAAGGGCTGGCTGCGCGCCATGAAAGGGCACCTGTCCGACTACTCCACGCTGACTTTCAAGGAAGGCGACAGCCTCAAGCTCGCCTTCCATGCCCAGACGACCGACAAGATCCTGCTGCTCACCACGGGCGGCAAGGTCTACACGATCGGCGCCGACCGCCTGCCCGGCGGGCGCGGCCACGGAGAGCCGGTGCGCATCATGGTCGATATGGAGAACGACCAGGCGATCGTCACGGCCTTTGCGCATGACCCGGAGCGCAGGCTTCTTCTGGCTTCCCACGCCGGCAACGGCTTCGTTGTCGCCGAAAAGGACATCATCGCCAACACCCGCAAGGGCAAGCAGGTGATGAATGTGAAGGCGCCGGACGAGACGAAGATGTGCGTCACGGTCTCCGGCGATCACGTTGCCATCATCGGCGAGAACCGCAAGCTGCTCGTCTTCCCGCTTTCCGAGGTGCCGGAGATGGCGCGCGGCAAGGGCGTGCGCCTGCAACGCTACAAGGATGGCGGCATCTCCGACCTCAAGACATTCGCGATCGCCGAGGGGCTCAGCTGGCGCGATTCGGCCGACCGCTCCTTCGTGAAATCGCGCGAGGAACTGGCCGAATGGATGGGCAACCGCGCCGCCGCCGGCCGCATGGCGCCCAAGGGCTTTCCGCGCACGGGCAAATTCTAG
- a CDS encoding arginyltransferase gives MTQQPSQSPQFFLTAPSPCPYLEGQFERKVFTHLVGDRAPELNDLLTQGGFRRSQNIAYRPACETCRACVSVRILAQEFQPTRNMKRILKRNSDMIGSAHEAEPSTEQYSLFRTYLDARHRKGGMSDMTVLDYAMMVEDTHVDTQVIEYRRRGADSFVTGRGEGELIAVALTDRMADGLSMVYSFYDPAHEERSLGTFMILDHIRRAAAAGLPHVYLGYWVNGSRKMAYKVRFKPQEHLGPNGWSRVE, from the coding sequence ATGACGCAGCAGCCGAGCCAATCTCCGCAATTCTTCCTGACGGCGCCCTCGCCTTGTCCCTATCTGGAAGGGCAGTTCGAGCGGAAAGTGTTCACGCATCTGGTCGGCGACAGGGCCCCTGAACTCAACGACCTGCTGACGCAAGGTGGCTTCCGCCGATCCCAGAACATCGCCTACCGGCCCGCCTGCGAGACATGCCGGGCCTGCGTTTCCGTGCGCATTCTCGCGCAGGAATTCCAGCCGACCCGCAACATGAAGCGCATCCTCAAGCGCAATAGCGACATGATCGGCTCGGCCCATGAGGCGGAGCCTTCGACGGAGCAGTATTCGCTTTTCCGAACCTATCTGGACGCGCGGCACAGGAAAGGCGGCATGTCCGATATGACGGTTCTCGACTACGCGATGATGGTCGAGGACACCCATGTCGACACGCAGGTCATCGAGTACCGCCGGCGCGGAGCCGATTCCTTCGTCACCGGGCGCGGCGAGGGCGAACTGATCGCCGTGGCGCTGACCGATCGGATGGCCGACGGGCTGTCCATGGTCTATTCGTTCTACGATCCGGCCCATGAGGAGCGGTCGCTGGGCACTTTCATGATCCTCGACCACATAAGGCGCGCCGCGGCGGCAGGCCTGCCCCACGTCTATCTCGGGTACTGGGTCAATGGCTCGCGCAAGATGGCTTATAAGGTGCGTTTCAAGCCGCAGGAGCACCTCGGCCCCAATGGCTGGAGCCGCGTCGAATAG
- a CDS encoding transporter substrate-binding domain-containing protein, which produces MKNSMNTNISYPYLAFVALFSTLSVLNNTSALAQSRDEIRFGVEAEVPPFESRNADGELVGLNIELGNALCEEMRVRCTWVDQPYATNIAALQEGRFDVIMPMTPTDARRQIIDFTDVMYELSSRLVARKGSNLSPTAASLKGKRIGVLSGTSRAAFAKAKWESEGVEIVSFGLNAELIESLLAGDIDATLQDTIEISGALLDKPEGSDFDFTGEVVADPALGSGIAMAIRQDEPELKAMLNRALAAIKANGKHEAIVSRYLTSDPSPAGEAGSDRASLEYIGNGGNLPFSQAVRVGNMLYLSGVLGDDANGVFPETTAGQTAAIMDNIGATLERNGSSLDEVVRCNVILADIADFQEMNRVYAGYFPEGRFPARTTFEASNLVAGGKIEIECTAYVR; this is translated from the coding sequence ATGAAAAACTCGATGAATACCAATATTTCATACCCGTATCTTGCGTTTGTCGCTCTATTTTCCACGCTTTCGGTCTTAAACAATACCTCCGCTCTGGCGCAAAGCAGGGACGAAATACGCTTCGGAGTGGAAGCGGAGGTTCCCCCTTTTGAAAGCCGTAATGCGGATGGAGAGCTTGTGGGGCTGAATATTGAGCTCGGCAACGCGCTCTGCGAAGAGATGCGGGTCCGCTGCACCTGGGTCGACCAGCCTTACGCAACCAACATCGCAGCGCTCCAGGAAGGCCGTTTCGATGTCATCATGCCCATGACGCCGACGGATGCCCGCAGGCAGATCATAGACTTCACCGACGTCATGTACGAACTGTCGAGCCGCCTTGTGGCACGTAAAGGATCTAACCTTTCGCCCACCGCAGCGTCTCTCAAGGGAAAACGTATTGGCGTGCTCAGCGGGACCAGCCGTGCGGCCTTCGCCAAGGCCAAGTGGGAAAGCGAAGGCGTCGAGATCGTAAGCTTTGGCCTGAACGCCGAGTTGATCGAGAGCCTGCTTGCCGGGGACATCGACGCGACGTTGCAGGACACGATCGAGATATCGGGAGCTTTGCTCGACAAGCCCGAGGGAAGCGACTTCGACTTCACCGGTGAAGTCGTGGCCGATCCGGCGCTTGGAAGCGGCATCGCAATGGCGATCCGGCAAGACGAGCCGGAACTCAAGGCGATGCTGAACCGGGCGCTGGCCGCCATCAAAGCAAACGGCAAACACGAGGCGATCGTTTCCCGCTACCTGACCTCGGATCCTTCGCCTGCCGGAGAGGCAGGGTCGGACCGGGCATCGCTGGAATATATCGGCAACGGCGGCAACCTGCCCTTCTCGCAAGCGGTGCGCGTTGGCAACATGCTGTATCTCTCCGGCGTTCTCGGCGATGACGCCAACGGTGTCTTCCCCGAGACCACTGCCGGCCAGACCGCTGCGATCATGGACAATATCGGCGCAACGCTCGAACGGAACGGCTCGTCGCTCGATGAGGTCGTGCGCTGTAATGTAATCCTCGCCGACATCGCGGATTTCCAGGAAATGAATCGTGTCTATGCCGGCTATTTCCCTGAAGGCCGCTTCCCTGCGCGCACCACGTTCGAAGCATCGAACCTGGTCGCGGGCGGCAAGATCGAGATCGAGTGTACCGCCTATGTCCGGTAG
- a CDS encoding alpha/beta fold hydrolase produces the protein MRTGTATIVAAGLMISVHLASAQEGVYGPRLEGFDYPYAIQTYSFTSQGAEHEMAYMDVAPKGTGNGRTVALLHGKNFCSATWEETISTLSDAGYRVIAPDQVGFCASTKPDGYQFSLAQLAANTKSLLDSLGIERVTLGGHSMGGMLAMRFAIQYPDSVEQLVLVNPIGLEDWQAEGVPYATIDGLYQAELTTNADSIKAYQQRFFYSGEWKEAYDRPVSMLAGLYAGPGGEKVAYIQAQTSEMLLGQPVLYEFPRISAPTLLLIGGLDRTALGANRSAPDVAARLGNYPVLARQAAERIPNATLVEFPDLGHSPQMEEPEKFHDALLKGIARLN, from the coding sequence ATGCGAACAGGAACAGCAACGATAGTCGCTGCAGGACTTATGATCTCGGTACATTTGGCCTCCGCACAGGAGGGTGTTTACGGGCCGAGGCTGGAAGGTTTTGACTATCCCTACGCAATCCAGACCTACAGTTTCACATCTCAAGGCGCTGAGCACGAGATGGCTTATATGGATGTCGCGCCAAAGGGCACAGGAAACGGCCGGACGGTGGCCTTGCTCCACGGCAAGAACTTCTGCAGCGCGACCTGGGAAGAGACGATCTCCACCTTGTCGGATGCGGGCTACCGGGTGATAGCGCCGGATCAGGTGGGTTTCTGCGCATCGACCAAACCGGACGGCTATCAGTTCAGCCTCGCCCAGCTCGCTGCAAACACGAAGTCGCTTCTCGATTCGCTTGGGATCGAGCGCGTCACGCTAGGCGGTCATTCGATGGGCGGCATGCTGGCCATGCGCTTTGCTATACAATATCCGGACTCTGTCGAGCAGCTGGTGCTGGTCAATCCCATCGGGCTTGAGGACTGGCAAGCCGAGGGCGTTCCCTATGCGACGATCGACGGGCTTTACCAGGCAGAACTGACGACCAACGCGGATTCCATCAAGGCGTATCAGCAGCGCTTCTTCTATTCCGGCGAATGGAAAGAAGCGTATGATCGGCCGGTTTCCATGCTCGCGGGCCTCTATGCCGGGCCCGGCGGAGAGAAAGTCGCCTATATACAGGCGCAGACCTCGGAAATGCTTTTGGGGCAGCCCGTGCTTTACGAGTTTCCCCGCATATCGGCCCCGACACTTTTGCTGATCGGCGGTCTCGACCGCACCGCACTGGGCGCAAACCGATCCGCACCGGACGTTGCGGCACGCCTCGGAAATTATCCCGTTCTGGCGCGCCAAGCCGCCGAGCGCATCCCCAACGCTACGCTGGTAGAATTTCCGGATCTCGGGCACTCGCCACAGATGGAGGAACCAGAAAAATTTCACGATGCCCTTTTGAAGGGTATCGCAAGATTGAATTGA
- a CDS encoding pyroglutamyl-peptidase I, translated as MAAGAQPCEPVRPRVLVTGFGPFPGAPVNPTEWLVEALGGQPWSDAELRAAVLAVEYATVAQNAEKLGESHSPDIAIHFGLSAMAQGFTLERIARNEIRRGRADSAGELAASDRICDGEAVLPSTLPLAHIEAALKAHGLPVSWSDDAGGYLCNYLFYLSRSPQWPRFAPAMSGFIHVPPLRSEGEGPANGLCRRDMLQGAGLIVAACIEVWLRERRPQA; from the coding sequence GTGGCGGCCGGCGCGCAACCATGCGAGCCGGTCCGTCCGCGCGTACTGGTTACAGGCTTTGGCCCGTTTCCCGGCGCACCGGTCAACCCGACCGAATGGCTCGTGGAGGCCTTGGGCGGGCAACCATGGTCCGATGCCGAACTGCGCGCCGCAGTGCTTGCGGTGGAATATGCCACGGTCGCCCAAAACGCCGAGAAGCTGGGCGAGAGTCACTCCCCCGACATCGCAATCCATTTCGGCCTGAGCGCCATGGCGCAGGGCTTTACGCTGGAACGCATCGCCCGCAATGAGATCAGGCGGGGCAGGGCCGACAGTGCCGGCGAGCTCGCCGCCAGCGACCGCATCTGCGATGGCGAGGCCGTGCTGCCCTCGACCCTGCCGCTCGCCCACATCGAGGCGGCGCTGAAGGCGCATGGCCTGCCGGTCTCGTGGTCCGACGACGCCGGCGGCTATCTGTGCAACTATCTCTTCTACCTGTCGCGCAGTCCGCAATGGCCGCGATTCGCGCCGGCCATGTCCGGCTTCATTCATGTGCCGCCGTTGCGCTCCGAAGGCGAGGGGCCAGCCAATGGCCTTTGCCGCCGGGATATGTTGCAGGGCGCGGGCCTGATCGTAGCGGCCTGCATCGAGGTGTGGCTGAGGGAACGAAGGCCGCAGGCCTAG
- the rnd gene encoding ribonuclease D, producing MELIKTRHELEQAVSELEKSDFVTIDTEFIRETTFWPELCLIQMAAPGVTALVDPLAPDMDLKPFFDLMANEAVTKVFHAARQDIEIIFNLGGLIPHPIFDTQVAAMVCGFGDSISYDQLVGRITGDRIDKTSRFTDWRHRPLSDKQLDYALADVTHLIPVYLHLKQQLDRENRAHWLKEEMDVLTARETYDPHPEDAWKRLKLRVRKPIELAVMQRVATWREMEARERNVPRGRVIKDDAIYEVAQQQPKDVQALGRLRSIPRGWERSGAAAGLLEAVNAALALPREELPKLPKPVHAPEGAAAAAELIKVLLKLVAEREGVAPKMLASSDDIERIAAEGEKADVPALSGWRREVFGGEALKLMRGETALRFNNRRIETFSPDTGLVSAAE from the coding sequence ATGGAACTGATCAAAACAAGACATGAGCTCGAGCAGGCCGTCTCCGAGCTCGAAAAATCCGATTTCGTCACGATCGATACCGAATTCATTCGTGAGACGACGTTCTGGCCCGAATTGTGCCTCATCCAGATGGCGGCGCCGGGCGTGACCGCGCTGGTCGACCCGCTCGCGCCGGACATGGACCTGAAGCCGTTTTTCGACCTGATGGCGAACGAGGCGGTGACGAAGGTGTTTCACGCCGCGCGGCAGGACATCGAGATCATCTTCAATCTCGGAGGGCTCATTCCGCATCCCATCTTCGACACCCAGGTGGCGGCCATGGTCTGCGGTTTCGGCGACAGCATCTCCTACGACCAGCTCGTGGGACGCATCACGGGCGACCGGATCGACAAGACCTCGCGCTTCACCGATTGGCGGCACAGGCCGCTCTCCGACAAGCAGCTCGACTATGCGCTGGCGGACGTGACCCATCTCATCCCCGTCTACCTGCATCTCAAGCAGCAGCTCGACCGGGAGAACCGGGCGCACTGGCTGAAGGAGGAAATGGATGTTCTGACGGCGCGCGAGACCTATGATCCGCATCCCGAAGACGCCTGGAAGCGGTTGAAGCTGCGGGTGCGCAAGCCGATCGAGCTGGCGGTCATGCAACGTGTCGCAACGTGGCGCGAGATGGAAGCGCGCGAGCGCAACGTGCCGCGCGGCCGCGTCATCAAGGACGACGCCATCTATGAGGTCGCCCAGCAGCAGCCCAAGGATGTGCAGGCTCTGGGAAGGCTGCGCTCGATCCCCAGGGGTTGGGAGCGCTCGGGCGCGGCGGCAGGACTTCTGGAGGCCGTGAACGCCGCCCTTGCCTTGCCGAGGGAAGAGCTGCCGAAGCTGCCGAAGCCTGTCCATGCGCCTGAAGGCGCGGCGGCCGCGGCGGAGCTCATCAAAGTCCTGTTGAAGCTCGTCGCCGAGCGGGAGGGGGTCGCCCCCAAGATGCTCGCCTCCAGCGACGATATCGAGCGGATCGCGGCGGAAGGCGAGAAGGCCGATGTTCCAGCGCTATCCGGCTGGAGGCGCGAGGTCTTCGGCGGAGAGGCCCTGAAGCTGATGCGCGGCGAGACGGCGCTGCGCTTCAACAACCGCCGCATCGAGACCTTTTCACCCGATACGGGGCTGGTCAGCGCCGCCGAATAG